Part of the Salvelinus fontinalis isolate EN_2023a chromosome 1, ASM2944872v1, whole genome shotgun sequence genome is shown below.
CTGTGTTGGTCAGTGACATTAGGTCAGTCCTCAACCAGCAGGCTTACGTCCTCTTCTACATCAGGTGAGCTCCCATTCACTGTGTATTGTACACCCTGTCAACCAAGGGGAGCGTTGTTTGAATGGTGTAAAATATTGGCATGTTAAAGCATTGTGTTGGACCACGCAACAGTTCTGCGCAGGTTGTTTTCCCTTTGTGGTTGAGTTTTTTGATCTGTCATGGGTGCTGCCTGTTCTGGCCACAAGGTCACCTGATCGTTCTTCAGGAGGGGACTACAATCACACGTGCCGGACACCGGGGCCCCTCGGCCAGTCGTCCCCCCGCCCCATCCTCACACCCCGGGTCAACATTGGGCCACGGCACACCAACACTGGCTTTATAGGGCCACAGCTGCCCCCACACATGGCCAAGGTACAGCCTAAACACCAGCTTTTGCACAACCTGTTCAGAGGCAAGATGTTTAGTAAGAGCCTGtaaccaatgtgtgtgtgtgtgtgtgtgtgtgtccaagaaCCTCTTTCACGTCAATGGGAATGGCTCGCTAAGTGACTACCCCTCTGGCTCTAAGCCCAGCACCAGCAGTGACAGCAGCATGGGAAAGACTAGCTACAGCCCGCTCGCCACctcttcctcccatcctctcagccATCCCACAGGCATCCCTGACCCCGCCAAGCGCCAGAAGCTCTCCTTCTTCATCGGTCAGGGTAAACAGATCCCCCCCTCATCATCCTCTTACGTCCAGCCGTCCTCTTCGTCACAGTCTACATCAGACATGTCTATGCCCCGGGATCCCCACGTTAACGGCACTCCCTCCGGTAACAGAAACGGTCACGGGGCGTCGTTCCTGGTGCCGTACGGCCAGGAGTCGTCTGAAGAGTCGGACCAGGAGGGAGGCAGTGGTCTGGGGAACGGCACGGCAAAGCCTCACATTaacgggaggaagggagagaccgTCTACGGCCCCGTCCCCAGAGTGCTGGCCCTCAAGACCAACGGCATCGGTAACGGCCAAGCTACCATGCACCGTAACGGGACCAACAGCTTCTCCAAACTCAGCCAGAACGGACACCACAACATCAATGACATCAAACACCCTGAGAAGGTACCTATACTCAGTCGACACACATTTTAAATACTTCACTAAACTCCACAAATCACATTAGCAAAAGGATTCACACAAACACCTGTGTACTCATTATGCGTGTGTTGTTGTGCAGATCCACGGTAACGGTCATGCGATGTCGCCCGGTTTGGGTTCCAGCATGTCTAATGGGGCGGAGGCTCACCACAGTGGCCCAAGGTGAGCGTGATCAAATTCTCTTCTTCTGATCCACTTTGCTTGATGATTTGAAGATCCAGTAATTCATGAAATGTTGTTTTTTCTACAGCAAAGAGGTGTATTGTGCCACCCCCAGCCAGGCCAGCACCTCTCAAGGCCTGCACAGTGCCGACATCGACAGCCGCCTCTCCCTCACCCCAGAGAAAATGGCTAAAACTCACTCTGGCTCCCTCCCTCACCACGCACCATCAACCGCAGCTAAACCTTCATCCTCATTGGCTGATGTTGGAGCTAAACCACTTACCGACGCCTTGAGGGAATCCAGCTCCAACCCTGGGGTCTTATTCCTCCAGCCCACCCCCCGCACCCTCAGTACCCCAGTCGCCCCAGCCCTCTCCGGACCAGGCCTGGGAGCCACGAAAGGCCTCGGAGCCCCACACAGGGGACCTGGGGAGGACGTCATAGAGACCCAGAACAGCCCAGCTGCAGGGCTGGATGGAAAGCCCAGCTCCAAAGAGGGAAGAGACCAGATGTACTCTTCCGATCGGGAGGAGAAAGGCAGGTTGAACTCTTCCGATCGGGATAAGGAGAAAGGCCGACTACATTCTTCGGACCGCGATAGGGATCGAGACCGGCTGTACTTTTCTGACCGGGATAAAGACAGAGAAGGGGATAGGTACCACCGGGACAGGAGCCGTGAACGCAACCGGGACCATGACTCAGACCGGCACCGGCGAGACCACCGAGACAGAGACTACCACCGGTCGTACCGGGACCGCTCGCTCAGCCGGGACAGACACCGGAACTGGGAGTCTGAGGCATTCCTCTCACAGCGACGCTATCAccccagagagagggacagggaccgctgtcacca
Proteins encoded:
- the LOC129861472 gene encoding ubiquitin carboxyl-terminal hydrolase 42-like isoform X2 encodes the protein MTAAWSHGVYTCVLLFVQMNVVPSGVWKLLPRMNQTCGSLQYFFLRSWLVSFLFSHDVKQRGTAFEVKCFNCKAVSDTFDPYLDVALEIKTAPSITKALEQFVKPEQLDGENAYRCAKCKKMVPASKRFTIHRSANVLTISLKRFANYNGGKIAKDVRYAECLDLRPFMSQSHGEPQVYVLYAVLVHSGFSCHAGHYYCYVKASNGQWYQLNDSSVLVSDIRSVLNQQAYVLFYIRSPDRSSGGDYNHTCRTPGPLGQSSPRPILTPRVNIGPRHTNTGFIGPQLPPHMAKNLFHVNGNGSLSDYPSGSKPSTSSDSSMGKTSYSPLATSSSHPLSHPTGIPDPAKRQKLSFFIGQGKQIPPSSSSYVQPSSSSQSTSDMSMPRDPHVNGTPSGNRNGHGASFLVPYGQESSEESDQEGGSGLGNGTAKPHINGRKGETVYGPVPRVLALKTNGIGNGQATMHRNGTNSFSKLSQNGHHNINDIKHPEKIHGNGHAMSPGLGSSMSNGAEAHHSGPSKEVYCATPSQASTSQGLHSADIDSRLSLTPEKMAKTHSGSLPHHAPSTAAKPSSSLADVGAKPLTDALRESSSNPGVLFLQPTPRTLSTPVAPALSGPGLGATKGLGAPHRGPGEDVIETQNSPAAGLDGKPSSKEGRDQMYSSDREEKGRLNSSDRDKEKGRLHSSDRDRDRDRLYFSDRDKDREGDRYHRDRSRERNRDHDSDRHRRDHRDRDYHRSYRDRSLSRDRHRNWESEAFLSQRRYHPRERDRDRCHHHYHHRTREDRNRDRREHSHHSLPHREELHGRSRWRDEGKERGYHPSQETPLPTPLSSSTKPSQSLPHPALSPARPALEKRPEPHREERKDSSEERRAKKPKKSKKKKSKDRERHRENRTFDVDSSGRAADGSSSSKHKKSRRYDTDTEDEKSEGEIRSTQSSEGHRDPNAPREGRRASSSDDERASKKQRYQDDGYDNSYPKKRHRADDNDRSFSSRDGSPTAAPQNASHCHFNKHTGNGLGQPNGNSHECSTNGLYNDLRQ